The Larus michahellis chromosome 2, bLarMic1.1, whole genome shotgun sequence genome window below encodes:
- the GPR20 gene encoding G-protein coupled receptor 20 — protein sequence MPTSSTQLPALDSMNTTQQPNSSIYLFSKFIHPDKELYTEFYSLWIALMVVNAIIFLVGVVLNSLALYVFCFRTKTKTTSVIYTINLIVTDLLVGFSLPVRIIMFYSAGDCLNCSLVHIFGYFVNMYCSILFLTCICVDRYLAIVQVEASRKWRNPTCAKGICVFIWIFATVVTFSILTMAIQFAECCLSKILVLMVCEYFFPLIIIIFFTTRIMCALSKPSLMHQSRERRMRAVQLLITVLIIFMICFTPFHVRQVAISINTGMPHDVSLLVYHVTVTLSSLNSCMDPIVYCFVTNNFQSTMKNIFRKTEPEQTSVDILGMNKNCKGSNAIIAFSNTLGSPVSLPSPSSVQI from the coding sequence ATGCCTACCTCTTCCACCCAACTGCCAGCCCTTGACTCTATGAACACCACCCAGCAACCTAACTCCAGCATCTACTTGTTCTCCAAGTTCATCCACCCCGACAAAGAACTGTACACAGAATTTTACAGCCTGTGGATTGCCCTGATGGTAGTCAATGCCATCATTTTCCTGGTGGGTGTTGTGCTGAACAGCTTGGCACTGTATGTCTTCTGCTTCCGTACCAagacaaaaaccacctctgttATTTACACCATCAACTTGATTGTTACAGATCTCTTGGTGGGCTTTTCCTTGCCTGTCCGGATCATCATGTTCTATAGTGCAGGGGACTGCCTGAATTGTTCCTTGGTTCATATCTTTGGCTACTTTGTCAACATGTACTGCAGCATCCTCTTCTTGACGTGCATCTGCGTTGACCGCTATCTGGCAATTGTACAGGTGGAGGCCTCACGTAAATGGAGGAATCCCACCTGTGCCAAGGGGATCTGCGTCTTCATTTGGATCTTTGCCACTGTGGTGACTTTCTCCATCCTGACCATGGCAATACAGTTTGCTGAGTGCTGCCTCTCCAAGATTCTGGTCCTGATGGTCTGCGAGTACTTCTTCCCCCTCATCATAATCATCTTCTTCACCACCAGGATTATGTGTGCTCTGTCCAAGCCCAGCCTCATGCACCAGAGTCGGGAGAGGAGAATGAGGGCTGTGCAACTCCTTATCACCGTCCTCATCATCTTCATGATCTGCTTCACTCCTTTTCACGTGCGCCAGGTAGCAATCTCCATCAACACAGGCATGCCCCATGATGTCAGCCTCCTCGTTTACCATGTGACAGTGACTCTGAGTAGCCTCAACAGCTGCATGGACCCCATTGTCTACTGCTTTGTGACCAATAACTTTCAGTCAACCATGAAAAACATCTTCAGGAAAACCGAGCCAGAGCAAACCAGTGTGGACATCCTGGGTATGAATAAGAACTGCAAGGGCTCCAATGCAATTATCGCCTTCTCAAACACATTAGGAAGCCCTGTGAGCTTGCCGTCACCAAGCAGTGTCCAGATATAA